The window AATATCACAAGGTACGGCAATTCATAATATAAAGATTCATGTTTTAtcgtttaaatgttttatttcaggAGTAACAGGGCAAGCCAACGAAGATGTAACGCAACATGTGCTGCTTATGCCTAGTCAAGACGCCAAAAGAGATTGGCTTTTTGGGATATTGGTAGAGTTGCTATCCGCGGGGTCGGTGTTGATATTTGTGACCAAAAAGTTGGATGCagaaaaagtaatttagtcttttgtctttttcatgtaatttttttttccttttttaaggTGGCACGAGATCTCCTGGTTAAAGAATACgattgtttattattgcaCGGTGATATGGAACAAGCCGAGAGAAACAAAGTCATTACAGCTTTTAAGAAACAAGATGTTCCTCTTTTGGTGGGATTGTAACTTAAACTTACAACACTTTTGAaatctttttttcctttaggtgGCAACCGATGTGGCGGCAAGAGGGCTAGACATCCCTCATGTTCGTACAGTGATAAATTATGACACAGCTCGAGATATTGATACGCACACTCACAGAATTGGACGAACTGGACGCGCAGGTGAaaaatttttctcggaaatcgatagttttttattgaaagttttgttttattttccagGAACTCAAGGCACTGCTTACACATTGCTAACGATAAAAGACAAAGAATTCGCCGGTCATATAGTGAAGAATTTAGAGGCGGCCAAACAGGAAGTCCCTCAAGATGTGCTCGATTTAGCGCTACAAAGCTCATGGTTTAAAAAACAGCGGTAAGTATAAGAAAGTTGAGGAAAGTGGcttaaatatcaacaattgtttttaattatacctcagatatattattttatatagcaGCTCTGTTCATtcttgtaaattattattagaaaaagatACATATTTGGTAAGAACCTTTTTAACGGACTCAACATTTTGTTTACAGGTTCAAGAAGAAAGACCAGTCTCCAAATGTAGGAGGGCTGGGTTTAGGATTCAAAGAATTGTCTTCTCCTCTGAGGAGCTTTGTGGCCAGTTCCTCAGGAAGTTTGACAAATAGCAATCCTCCTCCACCGCCGAAAGGACCCGCGACTGACAGGTTGACGGCTATGAAGGAGGCTTTTAAGACACAATATATGAATCAGGTAAATTTCTATAACAATCAAACATTTCTACTATTTGGACGTATTATCGCAagaagtatattttttttagttcactGCAAGCGCAGAAAATCCACCACCCCCACCTAGGAAAAAGAAAAGCCGATGGGAATAAAATGAGACATCGAATTAGTTTCATAGGTTCTTTTAAATAAGTcgttatatcaaaaattgataacctaagcaaagtttttatttgggttttataattaaaataagtagCAGTAATTATCGTGTATAGGTCTAATAAAATCGATTATAGTCcatttcaagttttatttcatgtttttattaaacttgcATGCTGATTTTACAGTATCCCACAATTAATGTTATATAGTTAAATCACAGATTTCTTTCTAGtagacaaaaattatacaCCATTATaaatgaaggaaaataaatacagaAATCTAGACAAAAAGCATCTGacgtattttatttattcgtaTCAAATACAATTCCTACAAATTCTTAACACTCAATAACTTAAATCAAATCAATTCCTAGTAACTAATATAGTTcataaagttaataaataaaattgaaattgactGACTGATGACGAATCTTATACCCACATATTCTGAGGGCAAAATTCTGGTCTCGGAAACCGAATTATTTCACATTAACAATGGGGTTATATGCTACCTAAATCGTGTAAAATGATCCCATTTAGTGAAATGATTCTAGCTTGAACTGTTTACTGAAGAACACATACTATATTCTGAccaaaaattgagtaattGATTTCTAACATTTCAATTGCTCATACTAATGCTTAGAGCTGCTTTGCTAATATATTTAACTACACTGTACTTATAcactaaattaataaacaaaagagATTTGTGACTTTGAAGTTCTTAAGAGAGCAAAGATTATGAACTTAAAGAGCTTTTTCACTACGGCCACATCCAATAAATGTTATAGGTTAGTTGGATGAGAAGTTCTGTTCaccattatttaaattaaaaaaggaacaactGCTCAACATGAATATCTTATAAGTCAAAAGAGGAGATCAATATCATATAATACCCGTAGATAGAACAATTTTAGCATATAAACATCAAAAGTTACATTTCATAGAAGCAAAAGTTAGTCACCCTGTTCTATGGTACTTACTTGACCtcttgtataatttttaattaggtcTGACATAAATTTTCAGGCTAAtaccattttattatttccccTTTTTGTAGCAAGGTCCAGTGtagttaaatattcaaataaagtGCTAATGtatttacaattaatttttaaagtagaAAAATGCACCTTATTAGTGATAACTGCTATATCAAAATATGACCAATAGTTAAAAAAGTACAATAAATTGTCACTTGTTATCTACCCATTCAGTGGGTATTATTGCACTTGTTTCTCAAGTTCCCTAATCTGTACCAAGAGATCATTCTTTCTATCTAGTTTTGCCAACTGTTCAGGCTCTGGTTTTCCCAGTGACCCATTTTTCACTTTCTCTTCTAATGCCTCAATTTCTCGAAGGcgttttttcaactttttaagtttttttgcagGATCAGTGGCTTCTTGTAGTTCAGTTTTAGCAGCAGGTCGTGGTTTCTCAACTGGACTTTTTGTTTTCTCTGAagatttttcagatattttggtactttcaagaattttatttatttcatcgatttctgaaaaaatgaaggttaacatttttattttgatccAAAGTAGATAATTCAGTTTAATACTCTCCCTCCCTTTACTTTCATTCAATAGACAGGCCTAAGCTGTCCATTGAAAGGAAAGACCAGAGGTGAACAAacataagaaaatttaatcatgTCATACTTactattttttgactttttcttttgtccttttttttctttatcatcTTGAATAATAAACAATCCTGGAATAGGTCTTTGAGCAGTCTGTCCACTGGAAAGTACTACAGGCTCTTGTTTTTTAGAAACAAACTGTTTCCCCTTACTTTCATAAAGAGGTACCTCTTCTTGAGGTACATAGCCCTCTTTTACTCGTCGGGCCTTTCTCCATGTACCATCTGGCCTTTGTGAAGCTGGTATGAATTGTTCCCCTGAAATATCaggataaataaaattatgagtGAATTTATCCAGGTTAGAATAAAACGGAATGGGGCCATAAGGGATTTTCAGCGGATGAGCACTTCAAAGACTAAAGCTTGAATTTGTTTAGTGCTTGTTGTCACAccattttatttgataaacaGCCCGTTCTATGAATCAATTCAATGTTTTCACAACACAGCATACTTTAGTTTATACTTAAGAATTTTTGGGGCTTTGCCAAGTGGGTGTTGAAGAGGAAAACATGAAGAAAATAGCTTTCAGACATGGTTGTATAACTCTGCTTACCATTTTCAGTAACAATATTGGCATTGGCGGCGTATGTGGACATTATCACACAAATTTGATAGGCTTAACTGTGGGTTTATCGATATGCATTAATTAGTTCATATTGTGGAGTATTTTCATTTAGATTTTGAATAACAGTTCTAGTTTCGAAATTCACAAAAGATAAACACTTCTTCGTCTTCCTTCACCTACTGCTGTGAAGCTAGCTGCTATTGCTGCACGCTAATAGCAGCCCGTTCCTACTACTAATTTTCCGAATGATATCGAATCTCAACACTTACTCTGCGACGTTGCCATGTTAGCAAATATATTGTtatattcttaatttaatGCAGTAGTAAATTAAGTATTGAATTAATTAATCTGTGCTTAGCGTTGGTCTATTTTCTCACAACACCTTATATATCAACATATTCAATAGTACCTCGTTACTATTTAAGGTATGTGGCAGCACGCTATCCTCAGAAATATTACCTATTGCCGGTACCAATATTTACGCATCTAACGTTTGTTTAGACTCAAGATTTCAAAGCAGAGTAATCATGCCTTAATTGCATATTCTTTTAGAACAATTTTTCCTTCAGTTGTATAATATGTATTCATAAATTCAATAGATTTTATATTGATTGGACTTTTTTTAGGAAACTTGGTAATGCCGCACATCAGCTGGTTGATTCACGGTTGCTCGGGGAACATCGGATGTAGAGAGTTGTCATTTCATATTGATTCACCACACGAACTGATGTTTCCTAACTGAAATAGAGGAGGTAATTAACAGTAATGACGTCATAAGAGTACTATGGAAATTTATTGCGAAATGcatattgaacaaaaactaaaattattgttaaaaacagCCTTTAcactttattatatttaaaattttcttattagagCTAATGTTTCTTAAACTACTAAATAAGAAGCCACGTGAAGGTTCTCctatcattaatttttttttatgcgaAATTACCCCGGAcgtatcaaaaataatttatccgTTGTTAAGGTCAATTCTCAATAAATATCTCTAGAAATATTAGTTCTAtttattcatagtaaaatACAGATTTGCCTGCAATGAGTTATTTTATGCGTCCATTTACAATACAAATCAGTAGGTAACTACTATCATAAAACTATCAATGAGGATCATCACGATAGTGATGTGTTAATAGTTGTCTGCGTCTCAGTCTAGGAAATGTCCCATAACaacataaatttcttaaaaaccaCGTACAATATGAATTAAACTATTACGAAACTACTGTTATCCTATCTTTCTCCACAGTCCCATTGTCGCCAGACTTAGCCTTTTCCAATGATATGCATGTGGAATGTTTGCGGATTTTCTGCGGGTCATTCCACCATTGCTCTTCTCCACTTCCAAACAGCCAGTACACAATACTTGTGGACCCAAATATGCCGAATGAAATCCAAAAAACTATTCTCCACTCAAAAAGTGTGTGCTGCAAGGTCAAGGCACATTATTGCATGTGCTGGAAGACGAAAGACAAGAGCTCTGCTCCAACAGAATAGAGAATCCGAATCGTCAGAAATATTTGCAAGGATTCCCGACCGGCACCTTGGGCAAGTTTCTGACAATCTGGAATCGGCTCTCGTCGCTATTGGAACAGATCTAACGCTGTATTATCAAACAATAATTCTTTGACCTCCGTTATCTTTATTGAGGCTTTGACACGAAACAACTTATCCTGTGCTCGTTATGGGCTGAAAGGCATTCATCAAGTTTTACTTGACTACAAGCGGAAATAGCTTtttaaaagcaacaaaaaaaaacagaataaaGATAAtgaaagttcaaaaattgtCACTTGATAAATATCGTATATGAATAAATGATAAAACCTCGTGTGAACTTACATTGCCAGTAAGGGCGCCAGTTAAGTAAGGAGTGACTATGCCAGCTACAGCTCCAATACCATTGGTGATTGCCATGATAATCCCAGCAAAATTGGGACTCAAATCCAAAGCGTTCACCTTCATTCCGCAGTAGAAAGTGCCCATGAATCCCATTGCGACGGTGAACATCCAGACTGCAAGGGTCGTGTTGCATTCGGCGTATGAGGCTATCATTATGAATATTGCAGGACCGACGGCAGctaaatatcgaaaatagtCATATTTCTTTGGTTGATGTTAAGTTATTATCATCACACCAAAGCAGGTGAAGAACCTCCGAGCCCCAGTAACACTCATCCAATTATTGTTGATGGCCCAGTCGCAAATATAACCACTGCTTATGGAAACAATCCACATTGCCCCATAAGGAACTGAGTTCCATAGGCCGTTTTTAGCCACCTCGAATCTCAGTACTTCCTTCATGTACTTGGGAAGGTCCGTTACCATAGTATAGAACCCCCAATCGTGACCTATTTGGGCTGCAATTAGGGCCCACAGGGGGACGGACGTTGCTATGGCTTTCCATGGAATTGATAGAGAGGTTTCTGAGACGCTATCTAATCAGGAAAAATTGGGGATTATTTTAGTTGAGATTTGAAAGCTTTATCCATGGAGAAAATGTTTATGTGTATGATATATAAGGAGGAAGAAAAAATGCGGTTAAAAGAGGGGGCACACGCGGGATCCTTTGATTTCTGGGTCCTGAAATAAATCTATCAAACTCAGTTTCATCTAAgttcaaaaagtgaaaattgaatttaaataaagctaAAATGGCCCGCGCTTTTATCAGGAACACAGGCAACACTCCTTTCAgcttaaattaagtaaaaatatgtCCGGCTTACTGAGTTCCTTCTCCAGATATTCTCGCTCTTCGTCGCTAATAAAGGGATGTTGCTTAGGATCAGAGTAGCAAAGCAGTTGGAAACACATGAACCATAAAATTCCAAGCCCGCCGAATAGGTAGAACACTGAAGCCCAGTCTTCTGTTGCTGTTATGAGGTGCCCACTAACAAGATTACATAAAATTGTGCCTAAAAAAAGGTAATCGAGCAATATCTTCGCAGGAAGACGTATGTGAAAGAAGGATCTGCTACTCACCCATTTGTCCTCCAGCATAAACCAACGAACCTATTTTAGATCGTTCTTTTAGTGGCACCCATTGGGCGAGCATAGTGTTGAGGGCCGGGTACGTGGTACCCTGGAAAAATAATAGATGTCGCACGACTCAAAAGAACGAAATAAACCATAATATGAATAATGAATAATGAATAATggatttttgcaatatttgcaGCAGATGTTTCCCATGTTCATTACGTAGATTGATCCATAATCTGCGCTACATATTTCAGTTTGAAAAAAGATCatctaacctgaattaaccagaactaactttttcaaattaattttttaaagaccCTGAAGAAATGCTTTTACGCACTCCACGACGTTCGTGGTCAGATCTTATTCGGTCTGGCATTGTGACTACCCctttcctctcttcaccccTCATCCTCTTGGAAACTGCAGCTCACCATTACATCAGGTGGAGGGTGGTAAAGAACCACTCCCTCCCCGAGCCTATCTGTGTATCAACTGTGTTCTCGACCTCACATCTTGAATTAACCTGAATTGCTGATTTTTGTTCTTTCCCGTCGTTAAAAATTCCATGTAGGTATAGTTATACTAGTATTTCATGGAAGCGCTCTCCATCAGTAAGATTTCAagatttttatggttttataCTCACTTAATACCCTACTTAAGCTTATCATTGACAAACATTGCATGTGTATTAAcgcctttttttattatggaaTCGCTATTAAGTGTTTTATCACACATCAGCGATATCTTTGTTCTCGAGATATCTTGATTCAttccttcattaatttttacatagaTGAGTGGAAATTGGAAAGGGCAAATAAGTATTAAAACCAATAATTCCGGCTAAATTAAGGGGTGAAATTCTCGGAGATGAAGCTTGAATGACCTGCAATGCCGTCTCTCATCCCCTACGTCActtatcacaatttttttttaatttttttttttaatcaaatgcAAGGCTTTCCTGGTTTCACAGATTCCGAGATTCGTTGCCATCACCAAAATACCAAATGGTCTCGCGTTTGCCGACAAAACCTGCTACTTACCTCGCCCAGTCCCTCCACCACCCTCAAAGCAACAACCCACTTCCAGTCTCCATGCGACGTCGTTACCACCCATGGAGTAATTGTGGTAAATATGCCAGTAGACAAAATCCCCAGTCCTAAGGTGTATTTACCTCCAAACTTGGAGGCCAGGATTCCCCCCGGCAAATGGGTTATCAGGTAACCCCAATAGAAAGCGCTCAAAATCAGTCCTTGGGTTGCTCCATCCCAGTCGTATAATATATCAGGGTTCTAGAAAGAGGTACCAATGGATTGGATCATGGCACAGCAACATTTTTACCGTCACTGCATTATTGTCTGAATGAGTACTATTTCCCACTTTACAATAGTTCACGTATTCGTCATCGCTCGAGGAATTCGAAGACCGAACCATTTCTGTTATTGCTATTGATAGGGACACTCGCATCGAATATGCGTTTAGAATGGCCAGGAACCCCATTATTCCCAGCACGTATCGCTGGGGTATTAAAAACCCTGCAATTTGGGGGAGTTTTTGAGTGATTTACGGGTCGGTACCTAAAGGCGATACTTACATTTGGACACAGTCAATTTCCACCCACTGAGCATATTTGCGATGGTTCTAGCGTTTGTATGCACCGATAATTACCAAGATACGAAATGCGCACCACAGGACCttgaaattaacatttaacaaaactaggaatattcaaaaaatatgtgaaacatgcataaaaaaatatatatatcctCAAAGTTGCCGTTTAGTCACACATTTCGTCCGGGTCTTAGCGGCTGGGTATCGGAACCGTTCCTACACAATAAGGTACCTGCTTGTGGGTGACCAAGAAACTGATTAACAGAATACAAATACTCGAAGTGTTTGAGACCACTTTCGATTCATATCGATGAGAGACTGTTTCGGGGTATGAGAGATAATGGAATAGGTACCTAAGTATTAAATCAGGTAAAGTTGTTAAATTTGTCTTATAAAGTCGGGCCGTAAAATTGATAAGTAATAAAAACTCGAAATAATAAACAGAATTAATTCGCATTTTTCATCACAATAGAACACCATAATTGGAGTGttgtttattggaaaatgaaaCGGTAACTGAATTTTCAtatctgaaaatttggaattctGGACTATTGGGTACCTCAAAATTTCAGGTACCGCACTTAAAATTTCTATGCTATTACGATACACAAATCGGGTTCATGTACGATTAGCGAATGTGTGTTTTGTTAACGAAAAAGTCCAATCAAGCTTAAACGAGTTGATAATCTAAGAAATAAACTGCGCCAGGTCTTTGGGGAGGACGCCTTCTCATGTCGAAAAGCGCAATTTTTGTTCTCAAAATTTCGTAACGGGGGGAATCCCTCATGGATCAACATCGAAGTGCAAGAACGCAAGGAAGTCATCGAGACTGATCAACGTCAAACTTATGTACGAGTAGGCACACATtagggtgtttcagaaagaACCGCCAGAAACCACCTTCATC is drawn from Euwallacea fornicatus isolate EFF26 chromosome 7, ASM4011564v1, whole genome shotgun sequence and contains these coding sequences:
- the Pym gene encoding partner of Y14 and mago produces the protein MSTYAANANIVTENGEQFIPASQRPDGTWRKARRVKEGYVPQEEVPLYESKGKQFVSKKQEPVVLSSGQTAQRPIPGLFIIQDDKEKKGQKKKSKNKIDEINKILESTKISEKSSEKTKSPVEKPRPAAKTELQEATDPAKKLKKLKKRLREIEALEEKVKNGSLGKPEPEQLAKLDRKNDLLVQIRELEKQVQ
- the LOC136340064 gene encoding putative inorganic phosphate cotransporter isoform X1; translated protein: MLSGWKLTVSKWFLIPQRYVLGIMGFLAILNAYSMRVSLSIAITEMVRSSNSSSDDEYVNYCKVGNSTHSDNNAVTNPDILYDWDGATQGLILSAFYWGYLITHLPGGILASKFGGKYTLGLGILSTGIFTTITPWVVTTSHGDWKWVVALRVVEGLGEGTTYPALNTMLAQWVPLKERSKIGSLVYAGGQMGTILCNLVSGHLITATEDWASVFYLFGGLGILWFMCFQLLCYSDPKQHPFISDEEREYLEKELNSVSETSLSIPWKAIATSVPLWALIAAQIGHDWGFYTMVTDLPKYMKEVLRFEVAKNGLWNSVPYGAMWIVSISSGYICDWAINNNWMSVTGARRFFTCFAAVGPAIFIMIASYAECNTTLAVWMFTVAMGFMGTFYCGMKVNALDLSPNFAGIIMAITNGIGAVAGIVTPYLTGALTGNHTLFEWRIVFWISFGIFGSTSIVYWLFGSGEEQWWNDPQKIRKHSTCISLEKAKSGDNGTVEKDRITVVS
- the LOC136340064 gene encoding putative inorganic phosphate cotransporter isoform X2, whose product is MLSGWKLTVSKWFLIPQRYVLGIMGFLAILNAYSMRVSLSIAITEMVRSSNSSSDDEYVNYCKVGNSTHSDNNAVTNPDILYDWDGATQGLILSAFYWGYLITHLPGGILASKFGGKYTLGLGILSTGIFTTITPWVVTTSHGDWKWVVALRVVEGLGEGTTYPALNTMLAQWVPLKERSKIGSLVYAGGQMGTILCNLVSGHLITATEDWASVFYLFGGLGILWFMCFQLLCYSDPKQHPFISDEEREYLEKELNSVSETSLSIPWKAIATSVPLWALIAAQIGHDWGFYTMVTDLPKYMKEVLRFEVAKNGLWNSVPYGAMWIVSISSGYICDWAINNNWMSVTGARRFFTCFAAVGPAIFIMIASYAECNTTLAVWMFTVAMGFMGTFYCGMKVNALDLSPNFAGIIMAITNGIGAVAGIVTPYLTGALTGNRREPIPDCQKLAQGAGRESLQIFLTIRILYSVGAELLSFVFQHMQ